In Candidatus Lernaella stagnicola, one genomic interval encodes:
- a CDS encoding deoxyguanosinetriphosphate triphosphohydrolase yields the protein MDCYQSAPYAAHSGASRGRVYPETFKDQRPNFERDRDRVIHCAAFRRLEYKTQVFVYHVGDYYRTRLTHSIEVAQIARGVAKRLGLNMELTETLALAHDLGHTPFGHAGEAILADLMADHGGFEHNVQSLRVVTLLEERYPNFPGLNLTWETREGIVKHATFYDHPDDEALAEYEPEVVPTLEAQLINCADSIAYHNHDTDDGIESGLLDWRDMHKNVALWRLSEEKVQQRYDSMTQKQLRLMSISQMIGLLVEDLVTNTDKHLKEYEIGSLEDVREANKILVNWSPEIERMRLELNDYLYHSLYRHNQIERMFFKVGRILPRLFEAYLEKPRLLPPDYASRVETYGLHRSICDYIAGMTDRYVIREYEQLYGPFRD from the coding sequence GTGGACTGCTACCAATCTGCACCCTATGCCGCGCACAGCGGCGCCAGCCGCGGCCGCGTATATCCTGAGACCTTCAAAGATCAACGGCCGAATTTCGAACGCGATCGCGACCGCGTGATCCACTGCGCCGCCTTTCGACGCCTCGAATACAAAACGCAAGTGTTCGTGTACCACGTCGGCGACTACTACCGCACGCGGCTGACGCACTCCATTGAAGTCGCACAGATCGCCCGCGGCGTGGCAAAACGGCTCGGCCTCAATATGGAACTTACCGAAACCCTCGCTTTGGCGCACGATTTAGGGCATACGCCCTTCGGTCACGCGGGGGAAGCGATTCTCGCCGATCTCATGGCCGACCACGGCGGTTTTGAACACAACGTCCAGAGTTTGCGCGTGGTGACCCTGCTGGAAGAGCGGTACCCGAATTTCCCCGGTCTGAACCTGACTTGGGAAACTCGCGAGGGCATCGTCAAACACGCAACCTTCTACGACCACCCCGACGACGAGGCGCTGGCCGAGTACGAGCCGGAGGTCGTTCCGACGCTCGAGGCGCAGTTGATTAACTGTGCCGACAGCATCGCCTACCACAACCACGACACGGACGACGGCATCGAATCGGGGCTGCTGGATTGGCGTGACATGCATAAAAATGTGGCGCTTTGGCGCTTATCGGAAGAAAAAGTGCAGCAAAGATACGACAGTATGACGCAAAAACAGCTCCGTTTGATGTCGATCAGCCAGATGATCGGGCTGTTGGTGGAAGACCTCGTTACCAACACCGACAAGCATCTCAAGGAGTATGAAATCGGAAGCTTGGAAGACGTGCGGGAGGCCAACAAGATTCTTGTGAACTGGTCGCCGGAAATCGAACGCATGCGCCTGGAACTAAACGATTACCTCTATCACAGCTTGTACCGGCACAACCAAATCGAGCGCATGTTCTTCAAAGTCGGGCGCATTCTCCCCCGTCTGTTCGAAGCCTACCTGGAGAAACCCCGACTCTTGCCCCCCGACTATGCCTCGCGAGTCGAGACATACGGCCTCCACCGCTCCATCTGCGACTACATCGCGGGCATGACCGACCGCTACGTCATCCGCGAGTACGAACAACTCTACGGCCCCTTCCGGGATTAG
- a CDS encoding Mut7-C RNAse domain-containing protein, whose protein sequence is MKPPIFLADRTCGRLAKWLRLLGFDCEFASTAEIPALVQRAKRENRILLTKNSRLVPQADQISFLFLKSEITKEQLKQVLTECDLTIQCEAFLSICSICNEALDDIDKRDVRGLVPPFVYATRTTFRRCPGCGRIYWAGTHKIKMIDKLKQTLDTPKVNHSN, encoded by the coding sequence ATGAAACCGCCGATTTTCCTGGCAGATCGAACGTGTGGCCGACTCGCGAAGTGGCTGCGGCTTCTCGGTTTCGATTGCGAGTTCGCTTCGACCGCCGAAATACCGGCCCTCGTGCAGCGAGCCAAGCGGGAAAACCGCATCCTTTTAACGAAGAATTCACGCCTCGTGCCGCAAGCGGATCAGATTTCCTTCCTGTTTTTAAAATCAGAAATCACGAAAGAACAACTAAAGCAAGTTCTCACGGAATGTGATCTAACTATACAATGTGAAGCGTTTTTATCTATTTGTTCGATATGCAATGAAGCGCTCGATGACATTGATAAACGTGACGTGCGCGGACTCGTGCCCCCCTTCGTCTACGCGACGCGGACTACCTTCCGCCGCTGCCCCGGATGCGGGCGGATATATTGGGCCGGCACCCACAAAATCAAGATGATTGACAAATTGAAACAAACACTTGACACCCCCAAGGTAAATCATTCAAATTAA
- the der gene encoding ribosome biogenesis GTPase Der, with product MTLPLIAIVGRPNVGKSTLFNRLAGKNRALVQATPGVTRDLHYAPVEFAGKRFMLVDTGGLSTEHTDALTHEVNLQVEFAIEEAAAIICLMDGRGGLNPEDEDVVDKLRRTKKNVFWAVNKIDAASLESLTFEFFRLGVEKLYSISAREKIGIKALMEDVVREFPEPESESDEEHESAERPVRVAFVGVPNVGKSSSINRILGEKRLIVSDLPGTTRDAIDVPFDLDGKPYVLIDTAGLRRKGKAGKYLEKLTAIKALQALDRTDIAVVLHEAGQPITDQTMRIISYAEERGRGVILALNKVDLAKTDKKWRRRIEDDLHRRLSGLEWIPVITMSARTGEGIQDLFSALSEVRENQLRRLQTGPLNRYLEGAVAHHGHPSAGSKPVKFYYMSQIKVRPPIFVVFTNRPAAIHFAYRRYLINRLRDVASFDGTPIRLIFKGRQRSDPDKT from the coding sequence GTGACTCTCCCGCTGATCGCCATCGTCGGTCGCCCGAACGTCGGCAAGTCCACGTTGTTCAACCGCTTGGCGGGCAAAAACCGCGCTCTGGTCCAAGCCACGCCCGGCGTGACGCGGGATCTCCATTACGCCCCGGTGGAATTCGCCGGCAAGCGCTTCATGTTGGTCGACACGGGCGGTCTTTCCACCGAGCATACCGATGCGCTGACCCACGAGGTCAACCTGCAAGTCGAATTCGCCATCGAGGAGGCCGCGGCGATTATCTGCTTGATGGACGGGCGGGGTGGGCTTAACCCCGAAGACGAGGACGTAGTCGACAAGCTCCGCAGGACGAAAAAAAACGTGTTTTGGGCCGTCAACAAGATCGACGCCGCATCGCTGGAGAGTCTCACGTTCGAATTTTTCCGCCTCGGAGTCGAAAAGCTTTACAGCATCAGCGCCCGGGAAAAGATCGGCATCAAGGCGCTCATGGAGGACGTCGTTCGCGAGTTTCCGGAGCCGGAGTCCGAGAGCGATGAAGAGCACGAAAGCGCGGAGCGCCCGGTGCGTGTGGCCTTTGTGGGCGTGCCTAATGTGGGCAAATCATCCTCCATCAACCGCATCCTCGGCGAAAAGCGTCTGATCGTCAGCGACTTGCCCGGCACCACCCGCGACGCCATCGATGTGCCCTTCGATCTGGACGGCAAGCCGTATGTGTTGATCGACACCGCGGGCCTGCGCCGCAAAGGCAAGGCGGGAAAATACCTGGAGAAACTAACCGCGATCAAAGCGTTGCAGGCCCTGGATCGCACGGATATCGCCGTCGTGCTCCACGAAGCCGGGCAGCCCATCACCGACCAGACGATGCGGATTATCTCCTATGCCGAGGAGCGGGGCCGGGGCGTCATCCTGGCGCTTAACAAGGTGGATTTGGCGAAAACGGACAAGAAGTGGCGCCGGCGGATCGAAGATGATCTCCATCGACGCCTTAGCGGCTTGGAGTGGATTCCGGTGATCACGATGTCGGCGCGCACCGGGGAGGGGATTCAGGACCTGTTCTCGGCGCTCTCAGAGGTACGCGAGAACCAGTTGCGAAGGCTGCAAACCGGGCCCCTGAATCGATATTTGGAAGGCGCCGTCGCTCATCATGGCCACCCATCGGCCGGCAGCAAGCCGGTCAAGTTCTACTATATGTCGCAAATCAAAGTGCGTCCGCCGATCTTTGTCGTGTTCACCAATCGTCCGGCAGCGATCCATTTCGCGTATCGACGCTACCTAATCAATCGATTGCGGGACGTCGCGTCGTTCGATGGCACGCCGATTCGGTTGATATTCAAGGGCCGGCAAAGATCCGACCCGGACAAAACCTAG
- the era gene encoding GTPase Era, translating to MKTASQPPAGFKSGYAMLLGRPNVGKSTILNAVMGEELAIVTPKPQTTRNRILGISTADEYQIIFLDTPGVIEDDRGLNLFLKREIQRAMSDADVILLVVEATGPPKLTEKTLIERLRTMARPVVLAINKIDRAKREDLLPLIEQYMQIHDFAAIVPICATRADGIGRLVEEVVKALPEGPMYYPPDQLTSATERFLVAEMIREQVFLQTKQEIPYSSAVLVEAYEQQVDLLRIHAKIFIEREGQKGILIGHGGEKMKSIGSAARRKIEAFASKRVFLDLRVVVKKDWTRSESMLREMGYTS from the coding sequence GTGAAAACCGCTTCACAACCTCCCGCCGGATTCAAATCCGGCTACGCCATGCTGCTTGGAAGGCCCAACGTCGGCAAATCGACGATTCTCAACGCCGTCATGGGCGAAGAGTTGGCGATTGTTACGCCTAAGCCGCAGACCACGCGCAACCGCATTCTAGGCATCAGCACGGCCGACGAATACCAAATCATCTTTCTCGATACGCCCGGCGTGATCGAAGACGATCGCGGCCTGAACCTTTTTCTCAAGCGCGAGATCCAACGGGCGATGAGCGACGCCGACGTCATCCTACTTGTCGTGGAAGCGACGGGGCCGCCCAAGCTGACCGAAAAAACGTTGATCGAACGCCTACGGACCATGGCGAGACCGGTTGTGCTGGCGATCAACAAAATCGACCGCGCAAAAAGAGAGGACTTGCTGCCGCTTATCGAGCAATACATGCAAATACACGACTTCGCCGCCATCGTTCCCATTTGCGCAACGCGCGCCGACGGCATCGGTCGGCTGGTTGAGGAAGTCGTCAAGGCGCTGCCCGAGGGGCCGATGTACTATCCCCCGGACCAGTTGACCAGCGCCACGGAGCGCTTTCTGGTGGCGGAAATGATTCGCGAGCAAGTCTTTCTGCAAACGAAACAAGAGATACCCTACAGCTCGGCCGTGCTGGTGGAAGCGTACGAACAGCAGGTCGATTTGCTGCGTATTCACGCCAAAATATTTATCGAACGCGAGGGGCAAAAAGGAATTCTCATCGGCCACGGCGGCGAAAAGATGAAAAGCATCGGCAGCGCCGCCCGGCGTAAAATCGAAGCCTTCGCGAGTAAGCGGGTTTTCCTCGATTTACGCGTCGTGGTTAAAAAAGATTGGACGCGTTCGGAAAGCATGCTCCGCGAAATGGGGTACACCTCGTGA
- the rnc gene encoding ribonuclease III, giving the protein MAEERPTLEELLIALGHDFNDRSLLERALTHSSFANESEESEDYERLEFLGDAVLELVVSDMLVERFPDHKEGELSRRRASAVNRRTLAAIARRLGLGEHVRMSHGEEKTGGREKDTILADVFEAVVGSIYLDAGLGAAAAFIERYFDLLFEGFDEKLLFKDYKTRLQEISQAKYGSAPYYRVVGASGPDHNKRFVVHVIIADQLFGEGEGRSKKDAEQAAAQAAFGHLAGEEN; this is encoded by the coding sequence GTGGCTGAAGAACGTCCAACATTGGAAGAGTTGTTGATCGCCCTCGGGCACGACTTCAACGACCGATCCCTGCTGGAACGCGCGCTGACCCATTCCAGCTTCGCCAACGAGTCTGAAGAGTCCGAAGACTACGAACGTTTAGAGTTTCTCGGCGATGCGGTATTGGAACTTGTGGTCTCGGATATGCTCGTCGAACGCTTCCCCGACCATAAAGAAGGGGAACTTTCGCGCCGGCGCGCCAGCGCTGTGAATCGCCGCACGTTAGCGGCCATCGCCCGCCGCCTCGGACTGGGCGAACATGTCCGCATGAGCCACGGCGAGGAAAAAACCGGTGGGCGCGAAAAAGACACGATTCTCGCCGATGTCTTCGAGGCAGTCGTCGGCTCGATTTACCTCGATGCGGGCCTCGGCGCCGCCGCCGCTTTCATCGAGCGATACTTCGACTTGCTTTTCGAAGGTTTCGACGAAAAATTATTGTTCAAGGATTATAAAACGCGCTTGCAAGAGATTTCCCAAGCCAAGTATGGTTCGGCACCTTATTATCGGGTGGTGGGCGCCAGCGGCCCGGACCACAACAAACGATTCGTCGTACACGTGATCATTGCCGACCAACTTTTCGGCGAAGGCGAGGGACGCAGTAAAAAGGATGCCGAGCAAGCCGCGGCGCAAGCCGCCTTCGGACACCTTGCCGGCGAAGAAAACTAG
- the mtaB gene encoding tRNA (N(6)-L-threonylcarbamoyladenosine(37)-C(2))-methylthiotransferase MtaB — translation MLTVCFATLGCKVNQVDTAYLNQSFTTRGYRVVPWPGPADVCVINTCTVTATADRQSRQMVHRARRFNPDSIVVVTGCGPISGGGTPNAFDDADLVTGNVEKQDLIRLVDEARGAGPLRCVADVASVETVQAGGAYDLPGRTRAFLKVQDGCPAACTYCIVPVVRGPSRSVAPDVVIGAVRELVAAGRNEVVLTGIHLGLYGHDLQPASRLTALCERILRETDLLRLRLSSIEPREVTADLLHLMAGEPRLCPHLHIPLQSGCDRILRAMNRPYDTALFADAVARCRQEVDNITIGADVLTGFPGESEEDFGETFAFLDRLRLPHLHVFPYSDRPGTPASTMPDRVNRREARDRAKRLRDAARGYRHEFMELQVGRVLPVLIERSETGFSEGLSRNYLPVAVQEVAHGEVPVEITAVDVERLRLTGRGRE, via the coding sequence GTGCTGACGGTTTGTTTCGCTACGCTGGGATGCAAGGTCAATCAGGTCGATACGGCTTATCTCAACCAATCGTTCACGACGCGGGGTTATCGCGTTGTTCCGTGGCCCGGTCCGGCCGATGTATGTGTGATCAACACCTGCACCGTGACGGCGACGGCGGACCGCCAAAGTCGGCAGATGGTGCACCGGGCGCGCCGCTTCAACCCCGACTCTATTGTCGTCGTGACCGGCTGCGGGCCGATCAGCGGAGGCGGCACGCCCAACGCGTTTGACGACGCGGACTTGGTGACGGGCAATGTGGAAAAGCAGGATCTGATACGTCTGGTCGACGAGGCGCGTGGCGCGGGGCCGCTGCGATGCGTGGCGGATGTCGCCTCCGTCGAGACAGTGCAAGCGGGCGGGGCGTACGATCTGCCGGGGCGGACGCGGGCTTTTCTGAAAGTGCAAGACGGTTGTCCCGCCGCCTGCACGTACTGCATCGTTCCGGTGGTGCGCGGGCCGAGCCGCAGCGTGGCGCCGGATGTGGTGATTGGCGCCGTGCGCGAGTTGGTCGCCGCGGGTCGCAACGAGGTCGTGCTCACCGGCATTCACTTGGGCCTGTATGGGCACGATCTGCAACCGGCGAGCCGATTGACCGCGCTCTGCGAACGAATCCTCCGGGAAACCGATCTTTTACGTTTGCGTCTCTCGTCGATCGAGCCGCGCGAAGTGACGGCGGACTTGCTGCACCTCATGGCCGGTGAGCCGCGTTTGTGTCCTCACCTACATATCCCGCTGCAAAGCGGTTGCGACCGAATTCTTCGCGCCATGAACCGCCCGTACGACACAGCCTTGTTTGCCGATGCCGTTGCGCGATGCCGCCAAGAGGTGGACAACATCACGATCGGCGCTGACGTGCTGACCGGATTTCCCGGCGAAAGCGAGGAAGATTTCGGGGAGACCTTTGCGTTCCTCGATCGTCTACGCTTGCCCCATTTGCATGTGTTTCCTTACTCCGATCGCCCCGGCACGCCCGCCTCGACGATGCCCGACAGAGTCAACCGCCGCGAGGCTCGCGATCGCGCGAAACGTCTGCGGGACGCGGCCCGGGGATATCGGCACGAATTTATGGAATTGCAGGTCGGGCGCGTGCTCCCGGTGTTGATCGAGAGAAGCGAGACGGGGTTTTCCGAGGGCTTAAGCCGCAACTACCTACCGGTTGCCGTTCAAGAGGTGGCGCACGGCGAAGTGCCGGTGGAAATCACGGCCGTTGATGTGGAGCGCCTGCGTCTCACAGGGCGAGGGCGGGAGTGA
- a CDS encoding PfkB family carbohydrate kinase, translating into MRAPVPAKPNQPVDVVCFGYNSCDFLCLLDDYPSADTKLPMQEFIRQGGGQAATAAVAVARLGLRARYLGKFGDTPEGDFARQSLQCEDVDVAACPIVPDTQNQLAVIWVDLTSGTRTITYLRQPGLEIHRDEFDEQTVCAGSVLLLDCHHMEASVQMASWARAAGIPVVLDAGKLQRGVNALLALTDYVLCDASFASAYTGRGDLRFALQEIAAQTGSPVVAATRGEHGALVLMGEQWLEIPAFTVDVVDTTGAGDVWHGAFAAGLALGFSLPDILRFASATAALKCTQPGGRAGIPDRAAVDRLLKQGA; encoded by the coding sequence ATGAGAGCCCCGGTACCGGCGAAGCCAAACCAGCCCGTCGACGTGGTTTGCTTCGGCTACAATTCTTGCGACTTCCTTTGCCTCCTGGACGATTATCCGTCTGCCGACACGAAGCTGCCCATGCAGGAATTCATCCGGCAGGGCGGGGGACAAGCCGCCACGGCCGCGGTCGCTGTAGCGCGTCTCGGCCTGCGCGCGCGATACTTGGGCAAATTCGGTGATACGCCGGAAGGAGATTTCGCCCGGCAATCGCTGCAATGTGAAGACGTGGACGTCGCCGCTTGCCCCATCGTACCGGACACGCAAAACCAACTCGCTGTGATTTGGGTGGACCTTACGTCGGGCACGCGGACGATCACGTATTTACGTCAACCGGGTCTCGAAATTCACCGCGACGAATTCGACGAGCAGACGGTGTGCGCCGGGTCCGTGCTCCTGTTGGACTGCCACCACATGGAAGCCTCGGTGCAGATGGCTTCGTGGGCGCGTGCGGCTGGAATACCGGTCGTGCTGGATGCGGGTAAACTCCAACGAGGCGTCAATGCCTTGCTCGCGTTGACAGATTACGTTCTCTGCGATGCGAGTTTCGCCTCGGCGTATACCGGCCGTGGAGATTTGCGGTTTGCCCTGCAGGAGATCGCCGCGCAAACCGGCAGCCCCGTCGTCGCGGCCACCCGGGGTGAACACGGAGCACTCGTGTTGATGGGCGAGCAATGGCTGGAAATTCCGGCCTTCACGGTCGATGTTGTAGACACAACCGGCGCGGGCGACGTCTGGCACGGCGCCTTTGCCGCCGGGCTCGCCTTGGGCTTTTCTCTGCCGGATATCCTGCGTTTCGCCTCGGCAACGGCTGCGTTGAAATGCACCCAGCCGGGTGGACGGGCGGGCATTCCCGATCGCGCCGCCGTGGATCGCTTATTGAAACAGGGGGCGTAA
- a CDS encoding 4Fe-4S binding protein, protein MDPHFDPALLLLAGHLVHDEQSRLRRKLLHVLAKHLEVPWLRFCYEALEGRHRKWTEHPVTRFLFRWIFAYPVGRYGDTGHPMITTDVLDLLDAQRDLAIAIGPCRCRVAHGRFQHMLETDMVIRTGTDAFQRAFPDDYRVIDRDEAKRLIQSFADEGFWHMVFVHCYTGDGVNEYAICNCCRDGCVPFLLNKHLGQKGFPLLYGEHVAHVDANACQGCGECLDACPWEARYLMKGLVCIEESLCYGCGLCARACPNDAIELRRERPRPPLRTYQ, encoded by the coding sequence GTGGACCCTCATTTCGACCCGGCGTTACTTTTGCTTGCCGGGCACTTGGTGCATGACGAACAAAGCCGCCTACGTCGCAAACTCCTGCACGTCCTAGCCAAGCATCTCGAAGTACCGTGGCTGCGGTTTTGTTACGAGGCTCTCGAAGGTAGACACCGCAAATGGACCGAGCATCCGGTCACCCGGTTCCTGTTTCGCTGGATATTCGCCTATCCCGTCGGACGCTACGGCGACACCGGCCACCCGATGATCACCACGGACGTGCTGGACCTACTCGACGCTCAAAGGGACCTCGCCATCGCGATCGGACCGTGTCGCTGCCGGGTGGCGCACGGGCGCTTTCAGCATATGCTTGAAACGGACATGGTGATTCGCACCGGCACGGACGCTTTTCAACGCGCCTTTCCCGACGACTACCGCGTGATCGACCGTGATGAAGCTAAGCGGCTTATTCAATCCTTTGCCGACGAAGGTTTCTGGCACATGGTCTTCGTGCATTGCTACACAGGCGACGGCGTCAACGAATACGCCATCTGCAATTGTTGCCGCGACGGCTGTGTACCGTTCTTGTTGAACAAGCACCTCGGCCAAAAGGGATTCCCTCTTCTCTATGGCGAGCATGTGGCGCATGTTGACGCGAACGCCTGCCAGGGATGCGGTGAATGTCTCGACGCCTGCCCGTGGGAGGCGCGTTACCTCATGAAGGGGCTGGTGTGCATCGAGGAATCGCTCTGTTACGGCTGCGGCCTGTGCGCCCGCGCCTGCCCCAACGACGCCATCGAACTGCGACGTGAGCGACCGCGCCCGCCGCTGCGAACCTACCAATGA
- a CDS encoding outer membrane protein transport protein, with protein MPKAVFYILALILFLGIPVAASANQLDLFGFNSRATSLANAYASLADGPEAAFYNPGALIESRNVRVLAGYSFSVPSLTLDVTERNGGDKSDPDEVRDARGAEAGQWLNLGVSGGIKDRVYFGLAMQLPVDGASRRKILSPDRPYFLDYDTGIFGMSLMPAMAVQLAPNFGLGAGARVTIDPWGQRWTDVPTAEGAYETNTLAESELSAQVSPIVGFYARSHEFLRFGLTYKGQSQSYFHKTDRQQLIPGDPNGFVEIEYEAWYNYIPRSVTVSIAGEPDEHVLITGEMSWQGWSTYKSPFPKVRLDFKAMSENDIDYARPNVLERPSADFDDVFVTRFGVEARVNKHLAFRLGYAFEPSPVPDQDGTTTIIDSATHVLAFGAGGNFGGKFGELVQIDFSVMDHIMTTVEYDKDADDMDENDPESNPAWPSAEARAHYIYSGMTATIHF; from the coding sequence ATGCCCAAAGCGGTATTCTATATTTTGGCGTTGATTCTGTTTTTGGGAATACCTGTGGCGGCCTCGGCCAACCAGCTCGACCTTTTCGGGTTTAATTCCCGAGCGACCTCGCTGGCCAATGCCTACGCTTCGCTGGCCGACGGGCCGGAAGCGGCGTTTTATAACCCCGGCGCATTGATCGAATCGCGCAACGTCCGCGTACTGGCCGGGTATTCCTTCAGCGTCCCGTCGCTCACCTTGGACGTGACCGAACGTAACGGCGGTGATAAAAGCGACCCAGACGAAGTTAGAGACGCTCGCGGCGCCGAAGCCGGCCAGTGGCTGAACCTCGGTGTTTCCGGCGGCATCAAGGACCGCGTCTATTTCGGCCTGGCGATGCAACTGCCGGTCGATGGCGCGTCCCGCCGCAAGATCCTGAGCCCCGACCGCCCCTACTTTCTCGACTACGATACCGGCATCTTCGGGATGTCGCTGATGCCCGCGATGGCCGTGCAGCTCGCCCCCAATTTCGGCCTCGGCGCCGGTGCCCGCGTGACGATCGACCCCTGGGGGCAACGGTGGACCGACGTTCCGACGGCGGAAGGTGCGTACGAGACCAACACGCTGGCCGAAAGCGAACTGTCGGCCCAGGTCTCCCCCATCGTCGGCTTCTACGCCCGCAGCCACGAGTTTCTGCGTTTCGGCCTGACCTACAAAGGGCAGAGCCAAAGCTACTTCCACAAGACCGACCGCCAGCAGCTTATCCCGGGAGACCCGAACGGCTTCGTCGAGATCGAATACGAAGCTTGGTACAACTACATCCCGCGTTCGGTGACCGTGTCCATCGCCGGTGAACCTGACGAGCACGTGTTGATTACCGGCGAGATGAGCTGGCAAGGGTGGTCGACCTACAAATCGCCGTTCCCGAAAGTCCGCCTCGACTTCAAAGCGATGTCCGAGAACGACATCGACTACGCGCGTCCCAACGTCCTCGAGCGCCCGAGCGCCGACTTCGACGACGTGTTCGTGACTCGCTTCGGAGTCGAAGCCCGCGTCAACAAGCACTTGGCTTTTCGCCTTGGTTACGCGTTTGAACCCAGTCCCGTGCCCGACCAGGACGGGACGACCACGATCATCGACTCGGCGACCCACGTGCTCGCGTTTGGCGCCGGCGGCAATTTCGGCGGTAAATTTGGCGAACTGGTCCAGATCGATTTCAGCGTGATGGATCACATCATGACGACTGTCGAGTATGATAAAGACGCCGATGACATGGACGAGAACGACCCGGAAAGCAACCCGGCCTGGCCGAGCGCCGAAGCCCGTGCCCACTATATTTACTCGGGCATGACGGCGACGATTCACTTCTAA